Proteins from one Anthonomus grandis grandis chromosome 8, icAntGran1.3, whole genome shotgun sequence genomic window:
- the LOC126739102 gene encoding sorting nexin-16 gives MDNGNIGDQSNGQMEKVNNSVINSTAAVDNGNMPFEAAEEAISTDSDEYLSGGPLRFRNYDLNSSTASNVTLLAQSMTLSDNNDNLSIADSTQDNISVSQSDILNPIQIPIVGYEIMEERARFTVYKLRIENKINGDCWYVFRRYTDFVRLCNRFRNKFPDVMKHLPRKRWLKNNFDPLFLDERVNGLQTLVNAILRQPDLINTKEIQEFFCLNEPPVNSESNEESRAMFEAFEDTIADLKMQLREKDAIITNLQRRVQSLCNENENLKKLVENSQNIQQNVA, from the exons ATGGATAATGGAAATATAGGGGATCAAAGCAATGGACAAATGGAAAAAGTTAACAATTCAGTGATTAACTCTACAGCTGCAGTGGATAATGGGAACATGCCTTTTGAAGCTGCCGAGGAGGCAATATCTACTGACTCGGATGAGTACCTTTCTGGTGGTCCTTTAAg GTTTAGAAACTATGATCTAAATAGTTCAACTGCTTCAAATGTGACCCTTCTAGCTCAAAGCATGACACTTTCAGACAATAATGACAATCTCAGTATTGCAGACAGTACTCAGGACAACATTTCAGTTTCTCAAAGTGATATTTTAAACCCCATACAAATTCCCATTGTGGGCTATGAGATTATGGAGGAAAGGGCCAGGTTTACG gtGTATAAACTAAGaatagagaataaaataaatgggGACTGCTGGTATGTCTTCCGCAGGTATACAGACTTTGTAAGGCTGTGCAAtagatttagaaataaatttcctGATGTTATGAAGCATTTACCAAGAAAAAGATG gctaaaaaacaattttgatcCATTATTTCTAGATGAGAGAGTAAATGGACTGCAAACATTGGTAAATGCCATACTCAGGCAACCTGACCTAATAAACACCAAAGAAATTCAGGAATTCTTTTGCTTAAATGAACCTCCAGTTAATTCAGAAAGCAATGAAGAATCGAGG GCAATGTTTGAAGCTTTTGAAGACACCATTGCAGATTTAAAAATGCAACTTCGAGAGAAAGATGCTATTATTACTAATCTGCAAAGAAGGGTGCAGAGTTTGTGTAATGAgaatgagaatttaaaaaagcttGTTGA gaattcACAGAATATTCAACAGAACGTGGCCTAA